In the Loxodonta africana isolate mLoxAfr1 chromosome 1, mLoxAfr1.hap2, whole genome shotgun sequence genome, one interval contains:
- the LOC111752365 gene encoding small nuclear ribonucleoprotein G-like, translating to MSKAHLPELKKFMDKKLSLKLNGSRHVQGILWGYDPFMNLVIDECVEMATSRQQNNIGMVVI from the coding sequence ATGAGCAAGGCTCACCTACCTGAGTTGAAAAAATTTATGGACAAGAAGTTATCATTGAAATTAAATGGTAGCAGGCATGTCCAAGGAATATTGTGGGGATATGACCCCTTTATGAaccttgtcatagatgagtgtgTGGAGATGGCAACTAGTAGACAACAGAACAATATTGGAATGGTGGTAATATGA
- the NRSN1 gene encoding neurensin-1, which translates to MNSCSNFCGSEQAQAVTEGGYQRYGVRSYLHQFYEDCTTSIWEYEDDFQIQRSPNRWSSVFWKVGLISGTVFVILGLTVLAVGFLVPPKIEAFGEADFVVVDKHAVQFNGALDICKLAGAVLFGIGGTSMAGCLLMSVFAKSYSKEEKVLQQKFKERIADIKVHTQPVTKAPGPGETKIPVTLSRVQNVQPISAT; encoded by the exons ATGAATTCTTGCAGCAACTTCTGTGGGTCCGAGCAGGCACAGGCTGTTACCGAGGGTGGGTACCAGCGTTACGGTGTCCGATCCTACCTGCATCAGTTTTATGAGGACTGTACCACCTCAATCTGGGAGTATGAGGATGATTTCCAGATTCAGAGATCGCCTAACAGGTGGAGCTCAGTATTCTGGAAG GTCGGACTCATCTCGGGCACAGTCTTCGTGATTCTTGGATTGACTGTTctggcagtgggcttcctggtccCCCCCAAAATCGAAGCCTTTGGCGAAGCCGATTTTGTGGTGGTCGACAAACATGCTGTCCAATTTAACGGTGCCCTTGACATCTGCAAGCTGGCAGGTGCAGTACTCTTCGGCATTGGAGGCACGTCCATGGCGGGGTGCCTGCTCATGTCGGTGTTTGCCAAAAGCTACTCCAAAGAAGAAAAAGTCCTCCAGCAGAAGTTTAAAGAGCGAATAGCAGACATCAAGGTCCACACCCAGCCCGTTACAAAAGCTCCAGGCCCGGGGGAAACCAAGATTCCAGTCACTTTGTCCCGGGTTCAAAATGTCCAGCCTATATCAGCAACCTGA